Part of the Candidatus Stygibacter australis genome, AGCATTATTATCAGTTTCAAGTAATAATAAAACCATCACCAGATGATATCCAGACACTATACCTGGAAAGTTTGGAGGCAATCGGCATCGATACAGCACATCATGATATCCGGTTTGTGGAAGATGACTGGGAATCACCTACACTGGGAGCCTGGGGGCTGGGCTGGGAAGTGTGGCTGGATGGTATGGAAATCAGTCAGTTTACCTATTTTCAGCAGGTAGGCGGATTGGAGTGTTTTCCGATCAGTGTAGAACTTACTTATGGTCTGGAAAGACTGGCAATCTATATTCAGGATGTAAATGATTTCAAAGAGCTTAAATATAATGATACAACGAGTTATGGAGAGTTATTTTTTCATCGTGAAGTGGAATTCAGCGAATATAATTTTAAGGCAGCCAATGTAGATATCCTGTTTAAGCATTTTGATGACCATGAGCAGATAGCAGGTGAATTATTAACCAGAAAGCTTGTATTTCCCGCTTATGATCATTTGCTAAAGTGTTCACATACCTTTAATCTGCTGGATGCACGGGGTGTGATCAGTGTTACTGAACGCGCAGCCTATATCGGCAGGATCAGAACCATGGCAAAAAGCTGTGCAACTTTATATGTGGCAAAATACTGTCAGTCAGACAAACTGGAAAAATAAATAATCCTTTAATATGAAGATATTCTGGCGCGTATTTCCCATTCTCAAGAAGAATGCCCTGCCAATTCTGCTGGGATTATTTCTTTTGATGGTGGTGGATATAGTTCAACTTTACATACCCAAGGTATTGCAGATAGCCATTGATAAATTATCTGACCCGGGTTTTGTACGCGCAAATCTGGTTAAATATGCCTTGATCATTGCCGGATTATCATTTTTGATGGCATTATTGCGTCGGTTGTGGCGCTTGGCTTTGATAGGTTCATCATTGCGATTGAGCCGTGATCTGCGTCAGATGTATTATGATCATCTACTGAAATTATCTCAGAATTTTTATAACCGGTCTCATACCGGAGATTTAATGGCTTATGCCATAAATGACCTGAATGCGGTGCGAATGCTGTTTGGTTTTGGATTTGTGATCCTTGTAGAGATATGTTTCTTTTCGGTGGTGACCTTTATCTTTATGACTGATATCAATCTAAAATTGACTCTTTTAGCTGTGACTCCGCTACCCATTCTTACATTGGTGATCACAATCTTTGGTCAGAAAATACATCATCGTTTCCGGCATGTGCAGCGGATATTTGCCAATATGAGCGGCAGGGTGCAGGAGAGTATTTCCGGGATACGTGTAATCAAAGCATTTGTGCAGGAAGAAGCGGAGCGTGACAAGATATCGGAAGTATCTTATGATTATGTAAAAAATAATATAGCACTGGTAAAATTATCAGCGATATTCCATCCATCCTTTGGATTCATAATTGGGATTTCAATGGGGATCGTAATAATATTTGGTGGGATAAACGTGATCCAGGGTGAGATCACGATTGGTGAATTTGTAGCATTTTCCACTTATCTGGGTATGTTTGCCTGGCCAGTAATGGCAATTGGCATGGCAATCAATCTATATCAGCGTGGCAAGGCTTCCATGTTGAGGCTAAATTCCATTTTTGATATTCAGCCTGCAATAATCGATGATGAAAGAACAGATAGCAGCTTGAAGGGAGTAGAAGGTAGTTTGAAACTCAGTAATCTGAAATTCAAATATTCTGAAGAGTCACCTGAAATTTTTGATGATGTTAATCTGGAATTGAACCAGGGAGAAACACTGGCGATTGTAGGCAGAACCGGTTGCGGGAAAACCACCTTAATAGATTTGATAACGAGAGTTTATAATCCTCAGGAAAATTCTGTGTTCATAGGTGGGCATGAGATTTATAAAATACCTTTGGATCTATTGCGTAAAACGATCATAACTGTTCCCCAGGATATATTTTTGTTTTCGGATACAGTAGCAAATAACATCCGCTTAGGGAAACTGGATGCAGATGATATTGAGGTGGAAAGAGTAGCGAAACTTGCCCAGGTGCATGAAGAGATTTTAGGTTTTGAAAAAGGTTATGAAACCGAAGTGGGTGAGAGAGGCGTAACGCTTTCCGGAGGTCAAAAGCAGCGGATAGCTATTGCCCGGGCAATCTTATCTGATGCTGAAATACTGGTTTTTGATGACTCACTTTCGGCAGTGGATACTCAGACAGAGAAGCAGCTTCTGGAAAACCTGATCAAAGTAAGAAAAGGGAAAACTACCATAATAATCGCTCATCGAATCTCTTCTTTACAGCATGCAGATAAGATCATCGTGCTGGATGAAGGAAAAATCGTGGAAAGCGGGAAACATAGCGAATTGCTGCAGGAAGGTAAATTGTATTACAATTTGTGGGAAAAGCAGCAATTACAAGAAAAACTGGAGTCCAGGGACTAATGCCACGCCATAATTTTGATGTTAATGCCGATGATCTGCAGGGAAAGATCTATGATAGGGACCTTTTCAAGCGATTAGTAAGATATCTGAAACCGTATATGAAATATGTGGTTATCTCATTTATCTTATTGGTCATTTTGGCATCCTGCACCTGGATAATTCCTGTGATCACCAAAACTATTGTGGATCGATATATAGTAAGTGACCGTAATTTGATAGAGTGCACCTCCAGCCAGCAGGCAGATGAGATCATCAAAGATAATCCAAGAGTGAAATTTGAGCAATATGACCAGTATTTGATCTATCAGGGTAATAAAGAGAAGTTTTTTACCAAAGATCAGATAGATAAATTTAAGCAGAGTACAAACTGGTGGAAAGACGTAGTTCTAGTCAATAATAGCGCTTTAGGAGTTCTACCAGACAGTGTGAAAACTATTAAAGTCAGTATTGATAAATCTGCCATATTCAGAAGTTCATTTACCAAGCTTCAGCATAACTCTGACATTACAAATGAAAACCTTTCACTGTTACGTGAAGATGATATCAAAAATATCAAACATTTTGGGATCATATATCTGATTGTGATCACCGTGCAGCTGTTTGCTTCCTTCTTTCAGGTATTTTTTATCAATATCGCTGCCCAGCACGCTATGTTTGATCTGCGGATCGATCTCTTTGGTCATCTGGAAAAAATGCCAACTTCCTTTTTTGATAAAAATCCTGTGGGTAGGCTGGTAACTCGCGTGACCAATGACGTACGGACACTGGATGAGATGCTGGCTAATG contains:
- a CDS encoding glycine--tRNA ligase subunit alpha, whose amino-acid sequence is MNFQDIILTLQQFWAEKGCNIIQPYDENVGAGTFHPETFFGALGSKPASIAYVQPCRRPKDGRYGENPNRLQHYYQFQVIIKPSPDDIQTLYLESLEAIGIDTAHHDIRFVEDDWESPTLGAWGLGWEVWLDGMEISQFTYFQQVGGLECFPISVELTYGLERLAIYIQDVNDFKELKYNDTTSYGELFFHREVEFSEYNFKAANVDILFKHFDDHEQIAGELLTRKLVFPAYDHLLKCSHTFNLLDARGVISVTERAAYIGRIRTMAKSCATLYVAKYCQSDKLEK
- a CDS encoding ABC transporter ATP-binding protein, which translates into the protein MKIFWRVFPILKKNALPILLGLFLLMVVDIVQLYIPKVLQIAIDKLSDPGFVRANLVKYALIIAGLSFLMALLRRLWRLALIGSSLRLSRDLRQMYYDHLLKLSQNFYNRSHTGDLMAYAINDLNAVRMLFGFGFVILVEICFFSVVTFIFMTDINLKLTLLAVTPLPILTLVITIFGQKIHHRFRHVQRIFANMSGRVQESISGIRVIKAFVQEEAERDKISEVSYDYVKNNIALVKLSAIFHPSFGFIIGISMGIVIIFGGINVIQGEITIGEFVAFSTYLGMFAWPVMAIGMAINLYQRGKASMLRLNSIFDIQPAIIDDERTDSSLKGVEGSLKLSNLKFKYSEESPEIFDDVNLELNQGETLAIVGRTGCGKTTLIDLITRVYNPQENSVFIGGHEIYKIPLDLLRKTIITVPQDIFLFSDTVANNIRLGKLDADDIEVERVAKLAQVHEEILGFEKGYETEVGERGVTLSGGQKQRIAIARAILSDAEILVFDDSLSAVDTQTEKQLLENLIKVRKGKTTIIIAHRISSLQHADKIIVLDEGKIVESGKHSELLQEGKLYYNLWEKQQLQEKLESRD